One part of the Janthinobacterium sp. 17J80-10 genome encodes these proteins:
- the flgF gene encoding flagellar basal-body rod protein FlgF, with translation MDRMIYTAMTGAKHILEKQATTSHNLANATTNGFRAQLDTFRAVPVQGADLPTRAFVVDSTVGADFRAGPIQQTGRELDVAVQGQGWIAVQLEDGSEAYTRNGSLKLSENGILQTQSGLNVQGDGGPITVPPDAALAIAKDGTVSAVSTATKPAINTVLGRIKLVNPEQAELVRGDDGLFRLKSGEPADNAENVTLIGASLEGSNVNVVDEMVNMISLARQFEMHMNLLKNAENNANKAAQLLSLS, from the coding sequence ATGGACCGCATGATCTACACCGCCATGACTGGCGCCAAGCATATCCTGGAAAAGCAGGCCACCACTTCGCACAACCTGGCCAATGCCACGACCAATGGTTTTCGCGCCCAGCTGGACACCTTTCGCGCCGTGCCGGTGCAGGGCGCGGATCTGCCCACGCGCGCCTTCGTGGTCGATTCGACGGTAGGCGCGGATTTTCGCGCCGGGCCGATCCAGCAGACCGGGCGGGAACTGGATGTGGCGGTGCAGGGGCAGGGCTGGATCGCCGTGCAGCTCGAAGACGGCAGCGAAGCCTATACCCGCAACGGCAGCCTCAAGCTTAGCGAGAACGGCATCCTGCAGACGCAATCCGGCCTGAACGTGCAAGGCGACGGCGGCCCGATCACCGTGCCGCCGGATGCCGCCCTGGCGATCGCCAAGGATGGCACGGTGTCGGCGGTTTCCACGGCGACCAAGCCGGCGATCAATACCGTGCTCGGACGCATCAAGCTGGTCAATCCTGAGCAGGCTGAACTGGTGCGCGGCGACGATGGCCTGTTCCGCCTGAAAAGCGGCGAGCCGGCCGACAACGCAGAAAACGTCACCCTGATCGGCGCTTCGCTGGAGGGCAGCAACGTCAATGTGGTTGATGAAATGGTCAACATGATCAGCCTGGCGCGGCAGTTCGAGATGCACATGAATTTGTTGAAGAACGCCGAGAATAACGCCAACAAAGCCGCGCAGCTCCTCTCTTTGAGTTAG
- the flgE gene encoding flagellar hook protein FlgE: MSFQQGLSGLSAASKSLDAIGNNVANSNTVGFKASQAQFADVYASSLTGAGTGQVGIGVQVAAVAQQFTQGNITGSNNPLDVAINGGGFFRMSDNGTINYARNGQFQLDQNGFIVSSSGARLTGYVANNVGVLSTGAPADLNINTADLPPNESSEVNVLLNLDSRKPAIDQTVDPFDINDPATYHNATSVSVFDSLGNSHVMQTFFVKTSPLPADPPGTLATWQVYGAVDGALLPAPAGGNIGSLTFASDGSIDTAATTLPLANIQLPVSTGATTPIGGGAGISVDFTGTTQFGSAFSVNTLNQDGYASGRLSGFNIGDDGIITGRYTNGKSATLGQVVLANFTNPNGLQPLGNNVWASTSTSGPELVGGPGSGSLGSLQSSAVEDSNVDLTAELVNMITAQRFYQANAQTIKTQDQVMQTLVNLR, translated from the coding sequence ATGAGTTTTCAGCAAGGTTTGAGCGGTCTGAGCGCAGCATCCAAAAGCCTGGACGCGATCGGCAACAATGTTGCCAACTCCAATACGGTCGGATTCAAGGCGTCGCAGGCGCAGTTTGCCGACGTCTATGCCAGTTCGCTGACGGGTGCCGGCACCGGCCAGGTGGGTATCGGCGTGCAAGTGGCTGCAGTTGCCCAGCAATTCACGCAAGGTAACATCACCGGCTCCAATAATCCGCTCGATGTCGCCATCAATGGCGGCGGGTTTTTCCGCATGAGCGATAACGGCACGATCAACTATGCGCGCAATGGCCAGTTCCAGCTCGACCAGAATGGCTTTATCGTCAGTTCCAGCGGTGCGCGGCTGACAGGCTACGTCGCCAATAACGTCGGTGTCCTGTCCACCGGCGCGCCGGCCGACCTGAATATCAACACCGCCGACTTGCCACCGAACGAGTCATCGGAAGTGAACGTTCTGCTCAACCTGGATTCCCGCAAGCCGGCAATCGACCAGACGGTCGATCCTTTCGACATCAACGATCCGGCGACCTACCACAATGCGACCTCGGTATCGGTGTTCGACAGCCTTGGCAATTCGCACGTGATGCAAACCTTTTTCGTGAAGACTTCGCCGTTGCCAGCCGATCCTCCGGGAACCCTGGCAACCTGGCAAGTATATGGTGCGGTCGATGGCGCGCTGCTGCCGGCGCCGGCTGGCGGCAATATCGGTTCGTTGACTTTTGCCTCTGACGGCAGCATCGACACGGCCGCAACCACACTGCCGCTGGCGAATATCCAGTTGCCGGTGTCCACCGGCGCAACCACGCCGATCGGCGGCGGTGCCGGCATCAGCGTTGATTTTACCGGCACGACGCAGTTTGGTTCGGCCTTCAGCGTCAATACGCTGAACCAGGATGGCTATGCTTCCGGGCGTTTATCCGGTTTCAACATCGGCGATGACGGCATCATCACCGGCCGCTATACCAACGGCAAATCAGCGACGCTTGGACAAGTGGTGCTGGCCAATTTCACCAACCCGAACGGCTTGCAACCACTCGGCAACAACGTCTGGGCATCGACCTCCACATCCGGCCCGGAACTGGTGGGCGGCCCCGGCTCGGGAAGCCTGGGATCGCTGCAATCGTCGGCAGTGGAAGACTCGAACGTCGACCTCACCGCCGAGCTGGTCAACATGATCACCGCGCAGCGCTTTTACCAGGCCAATGCGCAAACCATCAAGACCCAGGATCAGGTGATGCAGACGCTGGTCAATCTGCGCTAA